The Moraxella haemolytica genome window below encodes:
- a CDS encoding endonuclease/exonuclease/phosphatase family protein, with amino-acid sequence MNPITVTSYNIHKGMSPFNRLVKLDGMAGAIKSLNPDILCLQEVQGQNLKRAVAFNEYPNQSQHEWFGEYLSYADSYGKNAQYEHGHHGNAVLSCHPLDPKHNVNITVTRLEKRGVLHCEVYPDGWGVPVVVLCVHLNLLHMDRVKQYQAIIDYIDGNINKDTPLILAGDFNDWTKKSTKVLESLGMVEAFYDIHGAYPATYPAKMPVLSLDRIYVRNLKVHHATVHAGIPWSNLSDHLPISAVVGLV; translated from the coding sequence ATGAACCCCATTACTGTTACCAGTTATAATATCCATAAAGGTATGTCTCCTTTTAATCGCCTTGTTAAGCTAGATGGTATGGCAGGGGCGATTAAGTCCCTTAATCCTGATATTTTGTGCTTACAAGAGGTACAAGGACAAAACCTAAAACGAGCGGTTGCTTTTAATGAGTATCCTAATCAGTCGCAACATGAATGGTTTGGTGAGTATTTGTCATATGCTGACAGCTATGGTAAAAATGCACAGTACGAACACGGTCATCATGGCAATGCTGTGCTGTCTTGCCACCCACTTGACCCCAAGCATAATGTCAATATCACAGTAACTCGCCTAGAAAAGCGAGGGGTGTTGCATTGTGAGGTGTATCCTGATGGCTGGGGTGTGCCTGTCGTGGTGCTGTGTGTTCATTTAAACCTGCTTCACATGGATAGAGTGAAACAGTATCAAGCCATCATTGATTATATTGATGGCAATATCAACAAAGATACCCCTTTGATTTTGGCAGGAGATTTTAATGATTGGACAAAAAAATCAACCAAGGTTTTAGAATCTTTAGGCATGGTGGAGGCGTTTTATGACATTCATGGGGCGTATCCTGCCACCTATCCTGCCAAAATGCCTGTATTAAGCCTTGATCGCATCTATGTACGAAACCTAAAAGTCCATCACGCCACTGTTCATGCTGGCATTCCGTGGTCAAATTTATCCGACCATCTACCAATCAGTGCGGTGGTGGGGTTGGTGTAG